The genomic DNA TCGTCCGGGGTGCCCGCGCCGAAGCTGACGCGGATGGCGTTGAGGGACTTCTCGCCGGGCGCCGCCTCGGGCGCGCCGCACTCGCCCTGCGTCTGCGGGTCACTGCCGAGCAGGGTGCGCAGCAGCGGGTGGGCGCAGAACAGGCCGTCGCGCACGCCGATGCCGTACTCGGCGGAGAGCGCGGCGGCGAAGTGCGAGCTGTTCCAGCCCGCGACGACGAAGGAGAGCACCCCGACGCGCGGCGCGTCGTCGCCGAAGAGGGAGAGGACGCGCACCTCGGGCACCCCGGCGAGGCCCTCGCGCACCGTCCGGATCAGGTGCTCCTCACGGGCGACCAGCGTGTCGAACCCGGCCTCGGTGAGCGCCTTGCAGGCGGAGGCGATCGCGTAGGCGCCGATGACGTTGGGCGATCCGGCCTCGTGCCGGGCGGCGCTGTCGTGCCACTGGACGTCCACGCCGCCGTCCGGGCGCCGGGAGACGCTGCGGCTGGCTCCGCCGCCGGCCAGGTACGGCTCCGCCTCGCGCAGCCAGTCGGCGCGGCCGGCCAGCACGCCGGAGCCGAAGGGCGCGTACAGCTTGTGCCCGGAGAAGGCGACCCAGTCCACGTCCAGGTCGCGCACGCTCACCGGGTGGTGCGGGGCGAGCTGGGCGGCGTCCAGCACGATCCGGGCGCCGTGCGCGTGCGCGGCGGCGGCCAGTTCCCGCACCGGCCACAGCTCGCCGGTGACGTTGGAGGCGCCGGTGACACAGACCAGGGCGGGCCCG from Streptomyces sp. CB09001 includes the following:
- a CDS encoding aminotransferase class V-fold PLP-dependent enzyme produces the protein MSVPTAVATPLPVLGRDVTVPLVTGGEVTYAALDYAASAPALQRVWDDVAAYAPYYGSVHRGAGYLSQLSTDLFENARGTVAGFLGCRDDDQVVFTRSTTDSLNLLAAALPAHCRVFVFETEHHASLLPWRDADVTCLDAPRTPAQAVETLERALAAREPYGPALVCVTGASNVTGELWPVRELAAAAHAHGARIVLDAAQLAPHHPVSVRDLDVDWVAFSGHKLYAPFGSGVLAGRADWLREAEPYLAGGGASRSVSRRPDGGVDVQWHDSAARHEAGSPNVIGAYAIASACKALTEAGFDTLVAREEHLIRTVREGLAGVPEVRVLSLFGDDAPRVGVLSFVVAGWNSSHFAAALSAEYGIGVRDGLFCAHPLLRTLLGSDPQTQGECGAPEAAPGEKSLNAIRVSFGAGTPDEHVERFVNAVRELVSDGARWNYRTEDGRCVPDTASGGTAPVTGTAA